One Vespa velutina chromosome 19, iVesVel2.1, whole genome shotgun sequence DNA segment encodes these proteins:
- the LOC124955866 gene encoding uncharacterized protein LOC124955866, protein MDTGESALTYQSQVVKCVNSDKHVKEVEAKNKVKQIGLSSTSKSKKHMTKMKTKADSNYDPTKLEDSPTQVLERFKRGCECQDDQCFKGLNPETVYRHRLNIAELTKAEHDMYLMGVTMACLTNPYETARHTERRRLRAHYVYQGRRVCLDAFLYLENCTHYQIKRIRKHLITHGVTPRVHGNHGKVPHNTFSLDIYKIATEFLKNFIECQEAKQKTKLVKNAPLHLPPDITRKTVHDLYTQYCTQVSPDIKIMGYSTFRRFMKVQFPQVKFAKLEFLVRSQPTQTHSSIKVETEKKDVPEKHSESAEILTEDGTILPVVIASEAVGQNGTYFLTSVNKTQDDISYQITTDGLLVDRTTLPIAVTKVNAV, encoded by the exons ATGGATACAGGAGAATCTGCTTTGACGTACCAAAGTCAGGTAGTGAAGTGTGTAAACAGTGATAAACATGTAAAGGAAGTTGAAGCAAAGAATAag GTAAAGCAAATAGGACTTTCAAGTACTTCCAAGTCAAAGAAACATAtgacaaaaatgaaaacaaaggCAGACTCAAATTATGATCCCACGAAATTGGAGGACAGTCCTACCCAAGTTTTGGAACGTTTTAAGCGTGGTTGTGAATGTCAAGACGATCAATGTTTTAAGGGACTAAATCCTGAAACAGTGTATAGACATAGATTAAACATTGCAGAATTAACGAAAGCTGAACATGATATGTACTTGATGGGTGTAACAATGGCATGTTTAACAAATCCTTATGAAACTGCAAGGCATACGGAAAGACGTAGATTAAGAGCTCATTATGTATATCAAGGAAGAAGAGTGTGCTTAGatgcttttttatatttagaaaattgtacacattatcaaataaaaagaattagaaagcACTTAATAACTCATGGTGTTACTCCAAGAGTTCATGGCAATCATGGAAAAGTTCCACACAATACATTTTCTCTGGATATTTATAAGATAGCTACAGAgttcttaaaaaattttatagaatgTCAGGAAGCAAAGCAAAAGACTAAACTTGTTAAGAATGCTCCGTTACATCTTCCGCCAGATATTACTCGTAAAACTGTTCACGATTTATATACACAGTATTGTACACAAGTTTCACCTGATATTAAAATCATGGGATATTCTACATTTAGAAGATTCATGAAAGTTCAATTTCCACAAGTTAAATTTgcaaaattagaatttttagtTAGATCACAACCTACGCAGACTCACAGTAGTATTAAAGTTGAAACTGAGAAAAAAGATGTACCTGAGAAACATTCTGAGTCAGCAGAAATATTGACGGAGGATGGTACAATATTACCTGTAGTAATTGCAAGTGAAGCAGTAGGACAAAATGGCacttattttttaacatctgTTAATAAAACACAGGATGATATTAGTTATCAAATAACTACTGACGGTTTATTAGTAGACAGGACAACATTACCTATAGCGGTAACTAAAGTAAATGCTGTTTAA